The genomic interval AATTGCGATGAAACTGAACAAAATAATGAAAAAATAAAACAAAACAGTAAAATTTCGCAAATTTTAATAATTCATGGCTGGGGAGCAAATAAAGAGCTGATGATTAAAGCGTTTGCAAAACATTTTAAGCGTTTCCGTCAAATTTACATAGATTTGCCTGGTTTTGGCAAAAGCTCAATATCAAAACCATTAACTACTAAAATTTACGCAAAAATCGTGCACGAATTTATGCAAAAATTTGGTGAATTTGACGCTGTTTTAGGTCATAGTTTCGGCGGAAAAGTTGCAGCAGTTTTAAATCCTAAAAATCTAATACTTCTTAGCTCGGCCGGAATTTTGGAACCGAAACCTTTTAAAGTTCGTGCTAAAATCGCATTTTTTAAACTCTTAAAAAATCTCGGTCTTGGAAAATTTTATAAATTGTTTATTTCAAAAGATGTCGCAGGAATGAGCCCTGTAATGTATGAAACATTTAAAAATGTCGTAAATGAGGATTTTTCTAAAATTTTTGCAAATGCAAATCCGCAAAAATGCTTGATTTTTTGGGGAGAAGAAGATCGCGCAGTAAGTTTAAAAAGCGGCGAAAAAATAGCGAAACTTATAAAAAATTCGAAATTTTTCAAATTAAAAGGCGATCACTTTTTCTTTTTACTTCACCCTGATTTTATCACTCAAAATATAGAAAAGGAAATTTTATGTTGAATATTTTGAATTTTATAAATTATTTTCTTTGCATTTTTGCCGTCGGATTTTATCTGATCACGGTTTTGCAATGGTTTTCTTATAAATTTGAAAGGATTATTTTTCACTTTACCAAGCCGCTTTGGCATATTTATTTTCTATTTTTTCCCGTAATTATCTATTTTGCTTCATTATTTACAAAAAACGGCGATAAATTTTTGTTTGTTTTTTTAGTTGTTTTTTATATTCTTCTTATTTTATGGCATAAAAAACTTGACAAAAAACTAGTCTTTACTGCTCGTGTAAAAAGATTTTTTGCGTTTTTAGCTTTTTTTTCCATTTTAATTGCAGTTTCCTTTAATTTGCTTAAAGCGGATAATTTACCGTTATTTTCGCCTTTTATTTTGACTTTTTTGTTCAGTTATGCTTACGAAAAAAAAGAAGCGAATAAATTTTATAAAATGGCGCAAAAAAAGCTTGCGAATATGCCTGATTTACTGATTATTCAAATCACGGCAAGTTTTGGAAAAACAAGTATAAAAAATTTTCTTTTTGAACTTTTAAAAGATGATTTTAAAGTACAAAAAACGCCCCGATCGGTTAATACATTAAACGGTATTATTCGCGATATAAATGAAAATTTATCTTATGACACGAAAATTTATATAGCTGAAGCAGGTGCTAGAAAAAATGGTGATATAAAAGAAATCACTCAGTTTTTAAATCCGCAAATCGTGCTTGTCGGAGAAATTGGCGCGCAACATATCGAGTATTTTAAAAGTATAGAAAATATACGGGCGACAAAACTTGAATCTCTTAGCTCAAATCGTCTAAAACACGCATTTTTACACTCAACTACTTTGCTTAAAGAAAACGAAACAAACACAATTTATGATAAACAAATCGCAAATTTCACTGCAAATTTAGACGGAATAAAACTTGAAATGAAAAGCGGCGAAAAAATTTTCGCTGAAATTTTAGGTGATTTTAATGCTCAAAATTTAGCAGCTTGTATTTTAATCGCAAAATTTTTAGGAATTAATGCGGAAAAAATAGCTAAAAATGCGAAAAATCTTCATTCGGTAGAACATAGACTTCAAAAAATAATGACAAATGAAAAATTTATAATTGATGACAGTTTTAATGGAAATCTGAAAGGGATGTGCGCAAGTTATGATCTTGTGAAAAATTACAAAAGCAGAAAAGTTATCATAACACCTGGAATTGTAGAAGGCACAAAAGAGATGAATGAAATTCTGGGTATCAAAATAAATGAAATTTTTGATTTAGTTATGATAACAGGAGATTTAAATGCCGAAATTTTAGGCGCTAAAATAGATCCAAAAAAATTGATTTTTATAAAAGACAAATCGAAAATGATTGAAATTTTAGGTGCCGAAACAAAAGCCGACGATTTGATTTTATTTTCAAATGACGCACCGAGTTTTATATAAAGGATAAATTTTGAAAGACATTACGCTGGTTTTGCTTGCAGCAGGAGATTCAACACGCTTTAAAGCGCCTTTTAAAAAACAATGGATTCGAATCGGCGAAATACCGCTTTGGCAATATGTAGCAAAAGATTTAAGTCAAAAATGCGATTTTAGCGATATTATAATTGTCGCAAACGAAAAAGAAATTTCATATATGAAAAAAATAGAGCGAAATTTCAAATACGCAAAAGGCGGCAAACTTCGCCAAAATTCGCTTGCAAATGCCCTTAAAAAGGTGAAAAGCGAATTTGTATTTGTTAGTGATACGGCGCGAGCCGAAATTTCAAAAGATCTTATCGGGCGTTTAATAAATGAATGCGAAAAATTCGATTGCGTCAGCCCATTTTTAGGCGTTGTTGATACCACGTATCTTGGAAGAAATCAAATCGACAGAAACGATTTAAAACTTATCCAAACTCCGCAAATTTCTCGCGCGAATTTATTAAAAAAAGCACTTGAAAGCAATGAAATTTTTACTGATGATAGCGCCGCCGTAGCTTTTGCAGGCGGGAAATTGGGATTTGTAGAAGGTGATGAAAAAGCCCGTAAAATTACATTTACGAGTGATTTGGCTCATTTTGATTTTACACCTGCGAGCGGTACAATTTTTACAGGAAACGGATTTGACGTGCACGCATTTGCAAAAGGCGAGTTTATAACGCTTGGTGGCGTTAAAATTCCTTGTGAATATTCGCTTGTAGGGCACAGCGATGCCGACGCGGCGATTCACGCTTTGATGGACGCGATTTTAGGAGCTTGCGGACTTGGCGATATAGGTGAGCTTTTTCCGGATACTGACGATAGTTTCAAAGGAATCGATAGCAAAATTTTACTTCAAAAGGTTGTAAATTTTGTGCATTTGCTTGGATTTAAAATCATAAACGCCGACATTACGATAATCGCTCAAAAACCTAAAATTTCGCCATATAAAGAAAAAATGTGTGAAATTTTAAGTGAAATTTTGCAAACTTCACGCGTAAATGTAAAAGCTTCAACTACTGAAAAATTAGGCTTTGTAGGTCGAGTAGAAGGTGTAGCGGCAATTGCAAGCGCCAATTTGGGATATTTTGATTGGAGAAAATTTTAAAATTTCCGTTATATAATATTATTTTTAATTTTTTCACGCCAATTTAAATTTTAATAATTTTTAACTAAATTAAATTTTATATTTTTTAATATGACGTGGAATTTTTAAATTTCACGTATTAATTTAAATTTTAAAATCTTTTATTTTTACTGAGAGATTATAAAACGGTGTTAAGAACAAATTTAAAAAATCCATTCTTAATTTATTTATAAATAGTTTTTTAATTTTTTAAAATTTACCGAAAGATATATTAAAAATAATGATATTGTGAAATATACTACTCACGTATGACAATAAAATCTATGTAATTTAAGAAGTTTATATTGATGATGTTTTAAAAGATACAAAATATAAAAGGCGAAATTTCTTTTTTAACTATTTAAAATTATTTTCAAAATATTGAAAAAATTGAAAAATAGACACATTCATCAAAATTTAACAATCAATAAAACAAAATCAAAAACTGCATTCAACACTTTTAAAAAACAACATCATTTAATAAAAATTATTTTTGTTGTTTTTTTAAATTCTTAAAATTACAAATTCTTTTAAAATTCGATAATTTTCGCGCCGTATAGATTAAAATTTAAAATTAAACTACTATTTTCCATTTAAATTTTAAAGAGAAATATTTTATTTAAGTTATTTACTTAAAAATTTCAGTATAATTTTTTTTCATAAAATCAATTACCGCAATAACTTCATCAACGCCCTGCACGTTCGAATTTGATAAAATTTCATCAATGTTTTCAATATAAATTTCAGTAGCTTTTGCTAATTTTTCTTTTTTGACACCGGCATAAAATAGCGCCGCTTCAAGTAAAATACTTACTTCGTAAGATAATTCGTCCATTGAAATTTCATCTTTCATTATTCTTCCTTTGTTTTTTGATCGATTAAATTTTGAAATTGAGCTTTTATATTTGTATAATCGTTGCAATCTTTAAACGCGCCGAATAAACCGCCGCTTGCATTTATATGTCCGCCACCACCGACTAAATTTTTAGCTATTAAGGAAACATCGGCATTTCCGTTTGCGCGGAAACTGAGCGTTTTTTTAGACGTAATATCTACAAAAAAATCTATATCAGGATTATTTACCAAAAAATCATTTCCAATAATTGAAGTAGAACCGATATTATAAGTTAAAATCCCTTTTTTATCTTTATAAATTACACTAAGTTCATCTTTGCGTGCGCTTAAACGCTCAACTACATAATGAGATATAAGATTGCCAAGAGTATCATCAAATGAGCTTTTGAAAAATTCCTTTTTAAGCGAATGAACTGCACTATCAAGCGCTATATGCGCGTTTTGAATATTTATAAAACCGCAAATTTTAGAAATCAGAAATTGTAAATACTCAAAATTTTCATTTGCAAACATAACTTTGTTAAGCTCTTTTGCGCCGCTGATAAGTCCGAGACAAACTTTTCCAAGCTCAAAATCAGCATCATCTTTAAGCCAAATATCGGCTGCATTTACAACGTTCACCAGTTTATGAAGTTTATCGTTTTCACCGAAAATTTTTGAAAAAAGATCATAAACTATTTTTGTCGCGCAGCGCGAACTGTCCATAAAATACCAGGAATAATTTTTAACGCATTCAATCCCGCTTATATGATGATCAAGTAAGATAATCTTTGCATTTTTTTCAGCAATTTTTTGTGAAAATTTTTCACATTGAGAAAGCGTTAAATTTAAATCACTTATCAAAATAAGTGATTTTTCATCGTTAAGTTTATTTAAAATCAGCTCAAATTTTTCGTCTATTTCATGACCATAATTTGAATTGAAATTATGCACGTTTTTAATATAAAAATTGCTAACAAATTGCGCTGCATAGCCATCTAAATCAGTATGTGAAAGGTGAAAAAATTTCATTTATTACTCTCTTTTATAAAATTTTCCAGTGTAAAATTATCTAGAATTGCATCGACTTTATTTTGAATGCCGCTGAAAATATGCCAAATTTCACAAATTTCACCTTTGTTTGATGGGCAAGAAGCGCGATTATTTGAGCATTCAAAAATGGAATTTTGCTTTTTTTCAGCGCTTTGGACAATTTCATTCAGCGAAATTTCAAGTGGCTTTTTTGCTAACAAAAATCCGCCTTTTGCGCCTTTGAATGATTGTAAAATTCCGTCGCGCGCCAAATCCTGCAAAATTTTAGCTAAAAAACTTTTTGGAATTTTCAGCTCGTTTGATATAGCATCTACGCCGACAGGTTCTTTATTTCGCGCAATAAAAATCATTGAAAGAAGTGCGTATTCACTCGCCTTTGTAAAAAGCATTTTTATCCTTTTAAAAAAAATATTTTACTATTTTAGTGCTTAAAACTTGTAATTTCATAAAAATTTAGCAAAATTTTTAAAATATTTATAAAATTTCAGTTTAATTTGATAAAAAATTTGTATAATAACATTTTTATCTTAAATACCGCTCAGGAGGTCAAAAATGGCTTTAGATACGGCTCAAAAAGCACAAATAGTTGCGAAATTCGCTAGAAAAGAAAAAGATACAGGCTCATCGGAAGTACAAATTGCACTTTTAAGTGCGCGTATAGATTCCATAACTGAGCATATGCAAAACAATCCGAAAGATTTTTCATCACGTCTTGGACTTCTAAAATTAGTAGGTCAAAGAAAAAGACTTATGAAATATCTAAAAAGCACCAATTATGGGGCATATTCTAAACTCGTAAACGAGTTAAATCTAAAAGATAAATAATTATGGCGGAGTTTTTCCGCCAACTCTCACTTTTTTTAATAAAATCAAAATTTTAATTATGTTAAAATAGTAGGTTTAAATTCTAAATTTTAAGGTAAAACAATGATACAAAAGGCTTTAGGAAAAATTTTCGGCACGAAAAATGACAGAATTGTAAAAGCATACGCAAAGCGAGTAGCAAAAATAAATGCTTTGGAACCTACTTATGAAAAACTTAGCGACGATGAATTAAAAGATAAATTTTCAAAACTTAAAGAACAGGTTTTAGCACAAAAACTTACACTTGATGATGCACTTTATGATGTTTTCGCGATTGTCAGAGAGGCTAGTAAAAGAGTTTTAAAAATGCGCCATTTTGACGTTCAACTAATAGGCGGAATGGTGCTTCATGACGGAAACATAGCCGAAATGAAAACAGGCGAAGGAAAAACTTTAGTTGCAACTTTACCCGTTGTTTTAAATGCAATGAACAAAAAAGGAGTTCATGTCGTAACAGTAAATGATTATCTTGCTAAGCGTGATGCCGCCGATATGGGCGTTTTGTATAATTTTTTGGGATTTTCAGTCGGCGTAATTTTAGGCGGAAATTATGATGATAAAGCAAGAAAAGAAGCTTATAATTGTGATATAACTTACGGCACAAACAATGAATTCGGCTTTGATTATCTGCGCGATAATATGAAATTTAGAAAAGAAGACAAGGTTCAAAGAGGACACAATTTCGTAATTGTCGATGAAGTGGACAGTATTTTAATAGATGAAGCAAGAACTCCATTAATCATCAGCGGTCCTACAAATCGTACGCTTGATGGATATATAAAAGCAAACGAAGTTGCAAAACAAATGAAATGCGGAGAGCCGGCAGATCCGCTTGATAAAAATTCAAAAGCAACAGGTGATTTTACACTTGATGAGAAAAATCGCGCTGTAATGATAACAGAAGCCGGTATAAGCAAAGCTGAAAAACTTTTTGGCGTAGATAATCTTTACAGTCTTGACAATGCCGTTTTAAGTCACTATCTTGATCAGGCCCTAAAAGCAAATTATCTTTTCGAAAAAGATGTGCATTACGTAGTAAAAGACGGACAAGTGGTAATCGTGGATGAATTTACCGGTCGTCTTAGCGAAGGAAGACGTTTTAGTGAAGGACTTCATCAAGCGCTTGAAGCGAAAGAAGGAGTAAAAATTCAAGAAGAGAGTCAAACTTTGGCTGATATTACATTTCAAAACTACTTCCGCCTTTATGACAAACTTTCAGGAATGACAGGAACAGCTCAAACCGAAGCAACAGAATTTTCTCAAATTTATAAATTGGAAGTTATTTCTATTCCTACAAATTTACCTGTCAAAAGAATCGATCAAAACGATCTTATTTATAAAACCGAAAAAGAAAAATTTGATGCCGTAATAGCTCAAATCAAGTATTTACATGCAAAAGGACAACCTGTACTTGTAGGAACCGCTTCAATAGAAAAAAGTGAAAAATTACATGAACTTTTGACAAAAGAGAAGATTAACCACTCTGTTTTAAATGCCAAAAATCACGAAAAAGAGGCGCAAATAATAGCAAATGCCGGAGATAAAGGAGCTGTGACCATTGCTACAAATATGGCAGGACGTGGTGTTGATATAAAAATA from Campylobacter hominis ATCC BAA-381 carries:
- a CDS encoding alpha/beta fold hydrolase → MAQNCDETEQNNEKIKQNSKISQILIIHGWGANKELMIKAFAKHFKRFRQIYIDLPGFGKSSISKPLTTKIYAKIVHEFMQKFGEFDAVLGHSFGGKVAAVLNPKNLILLSSAGILEPKPFKVRAKIAFFKLLKNLGLGKFYKLFISKDVAGMSPVMYETFKNVVNEDFSKIFANANPQKCLIFWGEEDRAVSLKSGEKIAKLIKNSKFFKLKGDHFFFLLHPDFITQNIEKEILC
- a CDS encoding Mur ligase family protein, whose protein sequence is MLNILNFINYFLCIFAVGFYLITVLQWFSYKFERIIFHFTKPLWHIYFLFFPVIIYFASLFTKNGDKFLFVFLVVFYILLILWHKKLDKKLVFTARVKRFFAFLAFFSILIAVSFNLLKADNLPLFSPFILTFLFSYAYEKKEANKFYKMAQKKLANMPDLLIIQITASFGKTSIKNFLFELLKDDFKVQKTPRSVNTLNGIIRDINENLSYDTKIYIAEAGARKNGDIKEITQFLNPQIVLVGEIGAQHIEYFKSIENIRATKLESLSSNRLKHAFLHSTTLLKENETNTIYDKQIANFTANLDGIKLEMKSGEKIFAEILGDFNAQNLAACILIAKFLGINAEKIAKNAKNLHSVEHRLQKIMTNEKFIIDDSFNGNLKGMCASYDLVKNYKSRKVIITPGIVEGTKEMNEILGIKINEIFDLVMITGDLNAEILGAKIDPKKLIFIKDKSKMIEILGAETKADDLILFSNDAPSFI
- a CDS encoding bifunctional 2-C-methyl-D-erythritol 4-phosphate cytidylyltransferase/2-C-methyl-D-erythritol 2,4-cyclodiphosphate synthase; this translates as MKDITLVLLAAGDSTRFKAPFKKQWIRIGEIPLWQYVAKDLSQKCDFSDIIIVANEKEISYMKKIERNFKYAKGGKLRQNSLANALKKVKSEFVFVSDTARAEISKDLIGRLINECEKFDCVSPFLGVVDTTYLGRNQIDRNDLKLIQTPQISRANLLKKALESNEIFTDDSAAVAFAGGKLGFVEGDEKARKITFTSDLAHFDFTPASGTIFTGNGFDVHAFAKGEFITLGGVKIPCEYSLVGHSDADAAIHALMDAILGACGLGDIGELFPDTDDSFKGIDSKILLQKVVNFVHLLGFKIINADITIIAQKPKISPYKEKMCEILSEILQTSRVNVKASTTEKLGFVGRVEGVAAIASANLGYFDWRKF
- a CDS encoding DHH family phosphoesterase, which translates into the protein MKFFHLSHTDLDGYAAQFVSNFYIKNVHNFNSNYGHEIDEKFELILNKLNDEKSLILISDLNLTLSQCEKFSQKIAEKNAKIILLDHHISGIECVKNYSWYFMDSSRCATKIVYDLFSKIFGENDKLHKLVNVVNAADIWLKDDADFELGKVCLGLISGAKELNKVMFANENFEYLQFLISKICGFINIQNAHIALDSAVHSLKKEFFKSSFDDTLGNLISHYVVERLSARKDELSVIYKDKKGILTYNIGSTSIIGNDFLVNNPDIDFFVDITSKKTLSFRANGNADVSLIAKNLVGGGGHINASGGLFGAFKDCNDYTNIKAQFQNLIDQKTKEE
- a CDS encoding RrF2 family transcriptional regulator, with protein sequence MLFTKASEYALLSMIFIARNKEPVGVDAISNELKIPKSFLAKILQDLARDGILQSFKGAKGGFLLAKKPLEISLNEIVQSAEKKQNSIFECSNNRASCPSNKGEICEIWHIFSGIQNKVDAILDNFTLENFIKESNK
- the rpsO gene encoding 30S ribosomal protein S15, whose translation is MALDTAQKAQIVAKFARKEKDTGSSEVQIALLSARIDSITEHMQNNPKDFSSRLGLLKLVGQRKRLMKYLKSTNYGAYSKLVNELNLKDK
- the secA gene encoding preprotein translocase subunit SecA; this translates as MIQKALGKIFGTKNDRIVKAYAKRVAKINALEPTYEKLSDDELKDKFSKLKEQVLAQKLTLDDALYDVFAIVREASKRVLKMRHFDVQLIGGMVLHDGNIAEMKTGEGKTLVATLPVVLNAMNKKGVHVVTVNDYLAKRDAADMGVLYNFLGFSVGVILGGNYDDKARKEAYNCDITYGTNNEFGFDYLRDNMKFRKEDKVQRGHNFVIVDEVDSILIDEARTPLIISGPTNRTLDGYIKANEVAKQMKCGEPADPLDKNSKATGDFTLDEKNRAVMITEAGISKAEKLFGVDNLYSLDNAVLSHYLDQALKANYLFEKDVHYVVKDGQVVIVDEFTGRLSEGRRFSEGLHQALEAKEGVKIQEESQTLADITFQNYFRLYDKLSGMTGTAQTEATEFSQIYKLEVISIPTNLPVKRIDQNDLIYKTEKEKFDAVIAQIKYLHAKGQPVLVGTASIEKSEKLHELLTKEKINHSVLNAKNHEKEAQIIANAGDKGAVTIATNMAGRGVDIKINDEVRALGGLYILGTERHESRRIDNQLRGRSGRQGDPGESRFYLSLEDNLLRIFGSDKIKHIMERLGLKEGESIESRLVTKAVENAQKKVESLHFESRKYILEYDDVANEQRKVIYRYRNELLEADFDLHDKIISNREDYIANVLDRLEIFDGDSKENFDIQKITSIIKSETTEILDENKLSKAEDYKELKEEIIKELRDFYEEKMAPVDNEQRKSIEKMLYLQIVDRDWREHLYQMDILKTGIGLRGYNHRDPLTEYKKESYNLFVELVMRLKSDSIRTLHSIRFKTQEEIEAERRAIAELQAKLQEEEQKKLKMSGADKGGEDLEETKNVPYRAPKKIGRNEPCPCGSGKKYKDCHGKSGPKKGLFANND